One genomic window of Capricornis sumatraensis isolate serow.1 unplaced genomic scaffold, serow.2 scaffold102, whole genome shotgun sequence includes the following:
- the LOC138072521 gene encoding RNA polymerase II subunit A C-terminal domain phosphatase SSU72 like protein 3-like has translation MPSSPLRVAVVCMSNVNRSMEAHRVLRKNGFHVRSFGAGSHVRLPGGPRKPPVLYDFSTPYKKMHSDLSSKDQKHYQRNGVLRILRRNERIKPGPERFQECPDPFDIIFTCGQRAYNRVVADLCARDQETWQPVPVVNVDVDDTLEAASLGASIICELCQGLQQADDTQSRLAELLQAAEEKTGRSFLHTVCFY, from the coding sequence atgccctcctccccgcTCAGGGTGGCCGTGGTCTGCATGAGCAATGTCAACAGGAGCATGGAAGCCCACCGCGTCCTCAGGAAGAACGGGTTCCATGTCAGGTCTTTTGGAGCCGGATCCCACGTGAGGCTCCCAGGAGGGCCACGCAAGCCACCCGTGCTCTACGACTTCTCCACGCCCTATAAGAAGATGCACAGCGACCTCTCCTCTAAAGACCAAAAGCACTACCAAAGGAATGGAGTCTTACGCATCctgagaagaaatgagagaatcAAGCCTGGCCCAGAAAGGTTTCAAGAGTGCCCAGATCCCTTTGACATCATCTTCACCTGTGGGCAGAGGGCCTATAACCGGGTGGTGGCCGACCTGTGCGCCAGGGACCAGGAGACCTGGCAGCCTGTGCCGGTCGTCAACGTGGACGTAGACGACACCCTGGAGGCAGCCAGCCTTGGAGCCTCGATCATCTGTGAGCTCTGCCAGGGTCTCCAGCAGGCAGACGACACGCAAAGTCGTCTGGCCGAACTGCTCCAGGCGGCCGAGGAGAAAACAGGAAGGAGCTTTCTGCACACGGTCTGCTTCTACTGA